The following proteins are co-located in the Camelina sativa cultivar DH55 chromosome 12, Cs, whole genome shotgun sequence genome:
- the LOC104732674 gene encoding uncharacterized protein At1g66480-like, giving the protein MGNTIMVRRNKVKVMKIDGDIFRLKSPVTASDATKEYPGHVLLDPETVRRLGVRAKPLEPDQILRPNKTYFLVDLPLVDKRNKLPYRRVMSGNIHVGAKERLEMLMLSRRTVSDIGVGSLDSGDGPGPAGQTRVTLRLPRSHITKLMGECQDASEVAARIARVYLESSGEIQAGDNDGLRRKIGIFEKKNHYKAQEKHVSFAEKGGRGEIVVL; this is encoded by the exons ATGGGGAACACTATAATGGTGAGGAGAAACAAGGTGAAAGTTATGAAGATCGACGGTGATATTTTCCGGCTCAAAAGTCCGGTAACAGCGAGTGACGCCACGAAGGAGTATCCCGGACATGTGCTGCTAGACCCGGAGACCGTGAGACGGTTAGGAGTTCGCGCCAAACCGCTAGAGCCAGATCAGATCTTAAGGCCGAATAAAACGTATTTTCTGGTGGACCTTCCGTTGGTAGATAAGAGGAATAAGCTTCCATACCGGAGAGTTATGTCTGGTAATATACATGTTGGCGCCAAGGAGCGTCTGGAGATGTTAATGCTTTCTAGGAGAACGGTTTCGGACATCGGTGTCGGTAGTTTAGACAGTGGAGATGGGCCTGGACCTGCTGGACAGACGAGGGTGACATTGAGGCTGCCTAGGTCTCATATCACGAAGTTAATGGGAGAATGCCAAGATGCTTCCGAAGTCGCGGCCAGGATTGCAAGAGTTTATTTGGAGAGCTCCGGTGAGATACAAGCCGGAGATAACGATGGCCTACGTCGGAAAATTGGAATCTTTGAGAAAAAGAACCATTACAAAGCACAAGAG AAGCACGTGAGTTTCGCAGAGAAAGGAGGGAGAGGAGAGATCGTTGTTTTATAA